A stretch of Girardinichthys multiradiatus isolate DD_20200921_A chromosome 20, DD_fGirMul_XY1, whole genome shotgun sequence DNA encodes these proteins:
- the si:ch1073-456m8.1 gene encoding uncharacterized protein si:ch1073-456m8.1 isoform X1, translating into MHSAALDSSGSPRKRTVSRGISEDESLRSIIKETESSSRRLPRSDSRTGTLRKRTDSQQSEQDLFMGLPEMLELQASYDEAVQELRGLEVERETLLFQVDVLQDTLESVEELLAEAQREAGQANLELEREREEKRKLEGLVHSLMKEVERLKEEPTATMSMTDEATTETSQTDEQKAENNSLLCEPCSTKLDHGGLAFPERGGTDKESEDVRGGLTKTRGMINHLMSQLPSLALDNVVSTDGVLQRPYEHHKEDGRDPSPDRNDSDKSAYEDASAETPEQDRTFPGDGDLPDDSEGKEKGPANPDACVLS; encoded by the exons atgcaCTCGGCCGCCCTGGACAGCAGCGGTTCTCCGAGGAAGAGGACTGTTTCTCGAGGAATAAGCGAGGATGAGTCTCTGCGCAGCATCATAAAGGAG ACCGAGAGCTCCTCCAGACGGCTGCCCCGGAGCGACAGCAGAACAGGGACTCTGAGGAAGAGGACTGACAGCCAG CAGTCTGAACAGGACCTCTTCATGGGACTACCAGAAATG TTGGAGCTGCAGGCCAGCTATGACGAGGCGGTGCAAGAGCTGCGTGGGCTGGAGGTCGAGCGAGAGACTCTGTTGTTTCAGGTGGACGTCCTGCAGGACACTTTGGAGAGCGTAGAGGAGCTGCTGGCTGAAGCCCAGAGGGAAGCTGGACAGGCGAATTTG GAGCTGGAacgagagagagaggagaagaggaAACTGGAAGGCCTAGTTCACTCTCTGATGAAGGAGGTGGAGAGATTAAAAGAG GAACCAACTGCTACAATGAGCATGACGGACGAAGCAACAACTGAGACTTCCCAAACAGATGAGCAGAAAGCAGAAAATAACTCCCTGCTGTGTGAACCTTGTAGCACCAAACTTGACCATGGGGGGCTGGCATTTCCAGAGAGAGGGGGAACAGACAAAGAATCAGAAGATGTGAGAGGTGGCCTTACAAAGACGCGAGGAATGATCAATCATCTCATGAGCCAGCTGCCTTCTCTAGCACTGGACAACGTTGTCTCCACCGATGGAGTTCTTCAGAGGCCTTATGAACACCACAAGGAGGACGGGCGGGATCCTTCTCCTGACAGAAACGACTCCGACAAAAGTGCCTATGAGGACGCATCTGCCGAGACCCCAGAGCAGGACCGGACCTTTCCAGGTGATGGAGACCTGCCTGATGATTCGGAGGGTAAAGAAAAAGGCCCCGCCAATCCGGACGCCTGTGTTTTGTCTTAA
- the si:ch1073-456m8.1 gene encoding uncharacterized protein si:ch1073-456m8.1 isoform X2 produces the protein MHSAALDSSGSPRKRTVSRGISEDESLRSIIKETESSSRRLPRSDSRTGTLRKRTDSQSEQDLFMGLPEMLELQASYDEAVQELRGLEVERETLLFQVDVLQDTLESVEELLAEAQREAGQANLELEREREEKRKLEGLVHSLMKEVERLKEEPTATMSMTDEATTETSQTDEQKAENNSLLCEPCSTKLDHGGLAFPERGGTDKESEDVRGGLTKTRGMINHLMSQLPSLALDNVVSTDGVLQRPYEHHKEDGRDPSPDRNDSDKSAYEDASAETPEQDRTFPGDGDLPDDSEGKEKGPANPDACVLS, from the exons atgcaCTCGGCCGCCCTGGACAGCAGCGGTTCTCCGAGGAAGAGGACTGTTTCTCGAGGAATAAGCGAGGATGAGTCTCTGCGCAGCATCATAAAGGAG ACCGAGAGCTCCTCCAGACGGCTGCCCCGGAGCGACAGCAGAACAGGGACTCTGAGGAAGAGGACTGACAGCCAG TCTGAACAGGACCTCTTCATGGGACTACCAGAAATG TTGGAGCTGCAGGCCAGCTATGACGAGGCGGTGCAAGAGCTGCGTGGGCTGGAGGTCGAGCGAGAGACTCTGTTGTTTCAGGTGGACGTCCTGCAGGACACTTTGGAGAGCGTAGAGGAGCTGCTGGCTGAAGCCCAGAGGGAAGCTGGACAGGCGAATTTG GAGCTGGAacgagagagagaggagaagaggaAACTGGAAGGCCTAGTTCACTCTCTGATGAAGGAGGTGGAGAGATTAAAAGAG GAACCAACTGCTACAATGAGCATGACGGACGAAGCAACAACTGAGACTTCCCAAACAGATGAGCAGAAAGCAGAAAATAACTCCCTGCTGTGTGAACCTTGTAGCACCAAACTTGACCATGGGGGGCTGGCATTTCCAGAGAGAGGGGGAACAGACAAAGAATCAGAAGATGTGAGAGGTGGCCTTACAAAGACGCGAGGAATGATCAATCATCTCATGAGCCAGCTGCCTTCTCTAGCACTGGACAACGTTGTCTCCACCGATGGAGTTCTTCAGAGGCCTTATGAACACCACAAGGAGGACGGGCGGGATCCTTCTCCTGACAGAAACGACTCCGACAAAAGTGCCTATGAGGACGCATCTGCCGAGACCCCAGAGCAGGACCGGACCTTTCCAGGTGATGGAGACCTGCCTGATGATTCGGAGGGTAAAGAAAAAGGCCCCGCCAATCCGGACGCCTGTGTTTTGTCTTAA